CGGCGGTGCGGGACAATCCGGGGCTGGAGGCCGTCGTGATGGGCAAACACGGCCTCGTCACCTGGGGCGAGACCTCGAAGGAGAGCTACGAGACGACTCTGCGGATCATCGGGGAGGCGCAGGCGTATCTGGACGCCCACCGGGAGGGGCAACCGTTCGGTGGGGCGAGCGTCCAGAGCCTGCCGGAGGACGAGGCGAATGCCCTGCTCGCCGGGGTGCTGCCCGTCCTGCGCGGCGCGATGAGGGGGGCGCGGCCCGTCATCCTGAACGTGGACCGCAGCCCGGAGGTCATGGAGTTCGTCAATTCCAACGCGGCGGCGGAACTGTCGCAGGTGGGCGCGGCCTGCCCCGATCACCTCGTCCACACGAAGCGGGTGCCGCTGTATCTGGACTGGACGCCGGAGCAGGGGAAGGACGCGCTGATCCAAGCGGCCAAAGAAGGGGTCGAACGCTTCAAGGCCGAGTACGCCGCCTATTTCGAGGAGAACAGGGGTGAGGGCGACGTGATGTTCACGCCCAGCCCGCGCGTGGTCCTCATCCCCGGCCTGGGCATGGTGAACAGCGGGCCGGACGCGCAGGGGGCGGACGTGTCGCGCCAGCTCTACCTCCGCGCCATTCAGGTCATGAAGAGCGCGAGCAGCCTCGGTGGGTTCGTCTCCCTCACCGCCGCCGAGAGCTACGCCGTCGAATACTGGCCGCTCGAACTGTACAAGCTCGCGCAGAAACCCGCGCCGAAGGTGCTGGAGGGGCACGTCGCCCTGGTGACGGGCGCGGCGAGCGGGATTGGCCGGGCCATTGCGCGGCGGCTGGCGCAGGACGGGGCACACGTCGTCATCGCGGACCTCAACGCGGAGGGCGGGGCGGAGGTCGCCGGGGAACTGACGAAGGCACGCGGATACAGACGGGCCACCAGCGTCCCCATGAACGTCACCGAGGAGGCGCAGGTGCAGGGCGCGTACACGCACGCGGTCCTGAATTACGGCGGCGTGGACATGGTGGTGAACAACGCGGGCATCGCCTCCAGCGCCCCCATCGAGGAGACCAGCCTGGAGATGTGGAACAAGAACCAGAGCATCCTCTCCACCGGGTACTTCCTCGTGGCCCGCGAGGCGTTCAAGGTGATGAAGGCGCAGGGCACGGGCGGCAACCTCGTCTTCATCGGCTCCAAGAACTCCGTCGCGGCAGGCAAGAACGCGGCAGCCTACAGCGCGGCGAAGGCGGCGGAACTCCACCTCGCCCGCTGCCTCGCGGAAGAAGGCGGGGCCGCCGGAATCCGCGTGAACTCCGTCCTCCCCGACGGCATCCTCGCGGGGTCCGCGATCTGGGACGGCAAGTGGCGGGCCGAGCGGGCGGCGACCTACGGCATCGCGCCCGACAAGCTCGAGGAGTTCTACCGCAACCGCACCACGCTCAAGGTCAACGTCTTCCCGGAGGACATCGCCGAGGCGGTCGCCTACTTAGGCTCGCCCGCCGCGAGCAAGACGACGGGCGGCGTGCTGACGGTGGACGGCGGCGTGCCCATCGCCTATGTCCGCTGAGGTTTCGCGCCACATTGCCGTCGATCTGGGCGCGTCGAGCGGTCGCGTCGCATTGGGAACCTTGCGGGAGGGGCGGCTGAGCGTCGAGGTTTTGCACCGTTTTCCCAACGGCGGCGTGCCCGTGCGCGGCGGCCTGTACTGGGACCTGCTCGGCCTGTGGCGCGAGATCCTGCATGGTCTGAAACTCGCCTCCTCGCGCGGCCCGGTCGCCAGCGTCGGCGTCAACTCGTGGGCGGTAGACTACGGCCTGCTGGATGACGAGGGAGAACTGCTCGGCGGCGTCCACCACTACCGCAGCGCCCGCCTGAACGGCGTGATGGAACGGGTGCGGGAAACGGTCGGGGACGGGGCGATCTACGGGGCGACG
The nucleotide sequence above comes from Deinococcus sp. YIM 134068. Encoded proteins:
- the rhaD gene encoding bifunctional rhamnulose-1-phosphate aldolase/short-chain dehydrogenase translates to AVRDNPGLEAVVMGKHGLVTWGETSKESYETTLRIIGEAQAYLDAHREGQPFGGASVQSLPEDEANALLAGVLPVLRGAMRGARPVILNVDRSPEVMEFVNSNAAAELSQVGAACPDHLVHTKRVPLYLDWTPEQGKDALIQAAKEGVERFKAEYAAYFEENRGEGDVMFTPSPRVVLIPGLGMVNSGPDAQGADVSRQLYLRAIQVMKSASSLGGFVSLTAAESYAVEYWPLELYKLAQKPAPKVLEGHVALVTGAASGIGRAIARRLAQDGAHVVIADLNAEGGAEVAGELTKARGYRRATSVPMNVTEEAQVQGAYTHAVLNYGGVDMVVNNAGIASSAPIEETSLEMWNKNQSILSTGYFLVAREAFKVMKAQGTGGNLVFIGSKNSVAAGKNAAAYSAAKAAELHLARCLAEEGGAAGIRVNSVLPDGILAGSAIWDGKWRAERAATYGIAPDKLEEFYRNRTTLKVNVFPEDIAEAVAYLGSPAASKTTGGVLTVDGGVPIAYVR